A single window of Brevundimonas vitisensis DNA harbors:
- the recG gene encoding ATP-dependent DNA helicase RecG: MRPESLFPLFADVTGLKGVGPRIAPLVQKVAGSLVRDVVFLSPVGLITRRRMTAVDAVEGEVGIFEVVIDRMFVPGKPGVPLKVRASDDTGFVHLVWFGGSPQHVDRQLPRGERRLVAGKVERFNNEVQIAHPDIFPLDQADRIAATEPVYPATQGLSSRVMRKLVQAGLATTPDLTEWQDAAWLAARRWPAWRAALTALHDPASESDLSPDAPPRQRLAYDELLAHQLALARRRRARQITPAPVITAGEASQAVLAALPFSLTGAQAQALSEIRADLASGQQMGRLLQGDVGSGKTAVAALAMADAASSGFQAALMAPTEILARQHYQRLSPLLASAGITSVLLTGRDTAAERRERLNGLASGAVQVAIGTHALFQDAVRFDRLALAVIDEQHRFGVGERQRLQAKGDPRSGGVHLLTMSATPIPRTLELTQYGELEVSRLMEKPPGRTPVATAVLPLTRIGEVAQRLRAAIDGGAQAYWICPLVAESEVSDLAAAEERAADLRRILKLEVGLAHGQMPGAQREAVMAEFADGRLPLLVATTVVEVGVDVPNATIMVIEHADRFGLAQLHQLRGRVGRGAKSSACILLYGGGETGLGEVARERLETLRRTEDGFEIAEEDFRLRGGGDPLGLKQSGFPAYRFADPVRHRGLMLAAADDARLILGRDPDLVSPRGQSVRVLEALFDWRNDRPGLD; the protein is encoded by the coding sequence TCTGTCCCCCGTTGGGCTGATCACGCGCCGCCGCATGACGGCGGTGGACGCGGTCGAGGGCGAAGTCGGCATATTCGAGGTCGTGATTGATCGCATGTTCGTGCCGGGAAAGCCGGGCGTGCCGCTGAAGGTCAGGGCCTCGGACGATACCGGTTTCGTGCATCTGGTCTGGTTCGGCGGCTCGCCGCAGCACGTTGACCGGCAGCTCCCCCGGGGCGAGCGCCGGTTGGTCGCAGGCAAGGTCGAGCGGTTCAACAATGAGGTCCAGATCGCCCATCCGGACATCTTTCCCCTGGATCAGGCCGATCGCATCGCGGCGACGGAGCCCGTCTATCCGGCGACACAGGGGCTGAGTTCGCGCGTGATGCGCAAACTGGTTCAGGCGGGCCTGGCCACGACGCCGGATCTGACCGAGTGGCAGGACGCCGCCTGGCTGGCCGCGCGGCGCTGGCCGGCCTGGCGCGCAGCGCTGACAGCCCTGCACGATCCGGCGTCGGAAAGCGACCTGTCACCCGATGCCCCGCCGCGCCAGCGGCTGGCCTATGATGAACTGCTCGCCCATCAGCTGGCACTCGCGCGTCGACGTCGCGCACGCCAGATCACGCCGGCCCCGGTGATTACGGCCGGCGAAGCTTCTCAAGCCGTGCTGGCTGCCCTGCCCTTCTCGCTGACCGGTGCCCAGGCTCAAGCATTGTCGGAGATTCGCGCCGATCTGGCTTCGGGCCAGCAAATGGGCCGCCTGCTCCAGGGCGATGTGGGCTCTGGAAAGACAGCTGTGGCGGCCCTGGCCATGGCCGATGCGGCATCCAGCGGATTTCAAGCCGCACTGATGGCTCCGACGGAAATCCTGGCGCGTCAGCATTACCAGCGCCTGTCGCCCCTCTTGGCCTCGGCGGGCATAACCAGCGTTCTCCTGACCGGGCGCGACACCGCCGCCGAGCGGCGCGAGCGACTGAATGGTCTGGCGAGCGGCGCGGTCCAGGTGGCGATCGGCACCCACGCCCTGTTTCAGGACGCAGTGCGGTTCGACCGGCTGGCGCTGGCCGTCATCGACGAACAGCACCGCTTCGGCGTGGGCGAGCGCCAGCGGCTTCAGGCCAAAGGCGATCCCCGCAGTGGCGGCGTCCATCTGCTGACCATGTCAGCGACGCCTATCCCCAGGACGCTGGAACTGACCCAGTACGGTGAACTGGAGGTCTCGCGACTGATGGAAAAGCCGCCGGGCCGCACGCCGGTGGCGACCGCCGTCCTGCCTCTCACCCGGATCGGAGAGGTGGCCCAGCGGTTGCGCGCGGCGATCGACGGCGGTGCTCAGGCCTACTGGATCTGCCCTTTGGTGGCCGAGAGCGAGGTCAGCGACCTGGCTGCCGCAGAGGAACGCGCCGCAGACCTCCGCCGCATCCTGAAGCTGGAGGTAGGCCTAGCCCACGGCCAGATGCCAGGGGCCCAACGTGAGGCCGTCATGGCCGAGTTCGCCGATGGGCGGCTGCCCCTGCTGGTCGCAACCACCGTGGTCGAGGTCGGCGTCGATGTGCCCAATGCGACCATCATGGTGATTGAACATGCCGACCGCTTCGGCCTGGCCCAGCTGCATCAGCTGCGCGGACGGGTCGGCCGCGGGGCCAAGTCCAGCGCCTGCATCCTGCTGTACGGGGGCGGTGAAACAGGCCTGGGTGAGGTGGCGCGCGAGCGTCTGGAAACCCTGCGCCGTACCGAGGACGGGTTCGAGATCGCCGAAGAGGATTTCCGCCTGCGCGGCGGAGGCGATCCCCTCGGTTTGAAGCAGAGCGGCTTTCCTGCCTATCGCTTCGCCGACCCGGTGCGCCACCGCGGCCTGATGCTGGCAGCGGCCGACGATGCGCGGCTGATACTGGGGCGCGACCCCGACCTTGTCAGTCCGCGCGGACAGTCCGTGCGCGTCCTTGAAGCGCTGTTCGACTGGCGAAACGACCGGCCGGGCCTGGATTAG
- the kdsA gene encoding 3-deoxy-8-phosphooctulonate synthase codes for MSQPNAIIDINDGLARPVSIGGGQRIVFIAGPCQLESRQHALEMAHALREIGERLNVGIIYKTSFDKANRTSANAARGFGLEGSLPIFAEIREVTGMPVLTDVHTEEHCRIAAQAVDVLQIPAFLSRQTDLLLAAAATGKAINIKKGQFLAPWDMKNVVAKVTGAGNLNVMACERGASFGYNTLVSDMRALPVLRDIGCPVVFDATHSVQQPGGQGTSSGGQREFVPVLARAAVAVGVDAVFMETHQDPDNAPSDGPNMVPLSQFEALAAELIAYDDLTKSRMAKAA; via the coding sequence CTGGCCCGTCCCGTCTCAATCGGTGGCGGACAGCGGATCGTCTTCATCGCCGGGCCGTGCCAGCTGGAAAGCCGCCAACACGCGCTTGAAATGGCCCATGCGCTGAGGGAAATCGGCGAAAGGCTGAACGTCGGCATCATCTATAAGACCAGCTTCGACAAGGCGAACCGCACCAGCGCCAACGCAGCCCGCGGTTTCGGGCTGGAAGGCTCCTTGCCGATCTTTGCCGAGATTCGCGAGGTCACCGGCATGCCCGTGCTGACCGATGTCCACACCGAAGAGCATTGCCGCATCGCCGCCCAGGCCGTGGATGTTCTACAGATCCCGGCCTTCCTCAGCCGTCAGACCGATCTGCTTCTGGCGGCCGCCGCAACCGGCAAGGCGATCAACATCAAGAAGGGTCAGTTCCTTGCCCCCTGGGACATGAAGAATGTCGTGGCCAAGGTGACGGGGGCCGGAAACCTCAATGTGATGGCCTGCGAGCGGGGGGCCAGCTTCGGTTACAACACATTGGTCAGCGACATGCGGGCGCTGCCGGTGCTGCGGGACATTGGCTGTCCGGTGGTCTTCGACGCGACGCACAGCGTCCAGCAGCCGGGCGGCCAGGGGACCTCCTCGGGCGGCCAGCGCGAGTTCGTGCCGGTGCTGGCGCGTGCAGCCGTCGCCGTCGGGGTCGATGCTGTTTTCATGGAAACCCACCAGGACCCGGACAACGCGCCGTCGGATGGGCCCAATATGGTGCCGTTGTCGCAGTTCGAGGCTCTGGCGGCCGAGCTGATTGCCTATGACGACCTGACCAAGTCGCGGATGGCGAAGGCGGCGTGA
- a CDS encoding DUF3089 domain-containing protein, producing MNTVSAASDRRKGPSLRQWLGYGGFALIGLVLLVVAIWRGDILRAALDPQIPFQTYDPPPAPDYATADAWALRDDRAPAAGPAAIFFVHSTTFDGGSEWNGPIDHAAADAYLKRVVLPNHAGPFARAGAISAPRYRQGSLYTRLSLRDDSREARAFAYQDILAAFEAWLLRYPDSPMILAGVEQGGELVERLVRERVATDPALRRRLAAVYLIDVVVPADRLSAEIPACETRSQFGCIVAFAPVEEGQDRTAFQRLRRALVWDDRGRLIELDGRPAVCVNPVTGTADGAAVPARLHHGATNATGLEWGARPALTAREIATQCRGGLLRHTAPSRESFRATGSWADRRKVNQYNLFFSDIELDAQARLAAWVAAPAR from the coding sequence GTGAACACGGTGTCGGCGGCATCGGATCGACGCAAGGGCCCCAGCCTGAGGCAATGGCTGGGCTACGGCGGATTTGCCTTGATCGGTCTGGTGCTGCTCGTCGTGGCCATCTGGCGAGGCGACATCCTGCGGGCGGCGCTCGACCCCCAGATTCCGTTTCAGACCTATGACCCGCCGCCCGCACCCGATTATGCCACGGCTGATGCCTGGGCTCTGCGTGACGACCGCGCGCCAGCGGCCGGGCCGGCAGCAATATTTTTCGTGCATTCCACCACCTTCGACGGCGGGTCGGAGTGGAACGGGCCCATCGATCATGCGGCGGCGGACGCCTATCTGAAACGTGTCGTCCTGCCCAATCACGCGGGCCCTTTCGCGCGGGCCGGGGCCATCAGCGCACCCCGCTATCGTCAGGGCAGCCTCTATACCCGGCTGAGCCTTCGGGACGATTCGCGCGAGGCCCGCGCCTTTGCCTATCAGGACATTCTGGCGGCATTCGAGGCCTGGCTGCTGCGCTATCCCGACAGTCCGATGATCCTGGCCGGGGTGGAGCAGGGGGGCGAGCTCGTTGAGCGTCTGGTACGCGAGCGGGTAGCGACCGATCCTGCGCTGCGGCGTCGCCTGGCTGCGGTCTATCTGATCGATGTGGTGGTGCCGGCCGATCGGCTGTCGGCTGAGATCCCGGCGTGTGAAACGCGTTCGCAGTTCGGCTGTATCGTCGCCTTCGCTCCGGTGGAAGAGGGTCAGGACCGCACGGCATTCCAACGCCTGCGGCGGGCTCTGGTCTGGGACGACCGCGGGCGTCTGATCGAGTTGGATGGGCGTCCGGCGGTCTGCGTGAATCCGGTCACTGGCACCGCGGACGGTGCGGCGGTGCCGGCTCGGCTGCATCACGGGGCGACCAATGCCACCGGTCTGGAGTGGGGAGCCCGCCCGGCTCTGACAGCACGCGAAATCGCGACCCAATGCCGAGGCGGCCTCCTGCGGCATACGGCACCCAGTCGCGAGTCCTTCCGGGCGACCGGCAGCTGGGCCGATCGAAGAAAGGTAAATCAGTACAATCTTTTCTTCAGCGATATTGAGCTTGATGCTCAGGCTCGGCTGGCGGCCTGGGTCGCTGCGCCCGCGCGCTAA